The following coding sequences are from one Microtus pennsylvanicus isolate mMicPen1 chromosome 1, mMicPen1.hap1, whole genome shotgun sequence window:
- the Oasl gene encoding 2'-5'-oligoadenylate synthase-like protein isoform X1 has product MALAQELYSFPASKLDSFVAQRLQPTREWKDEVLETVRTVEEFLRRENFRGERGLARDVQVLKVVKVGSFGNGTVLRSTTDVELVVFLSCFHSFQEEAKHHQAALSLIQKRMFYCQDLLDLGLCNLGVTEGVPRGLIFTVRTRETWEPISVTIVPAYRALGPSCPNSPLPPEVYVNLIKANGYPGSFSPSFSELQRNFVKHRPTKLKSFLRLVKHWYQQYVRDKCPRANLPPLYALELLTVYAWEAGTQEDANFRLDEGLATVMELLQDYELICIYWTKYYNLQNPVIADFVRKQLKRKRPIILDPADPTHNVAEGYRWDIVSQRANQCLKQDCCYDNRDSPIPSWNVKRAPDIQVTVEQWGHSDLIFWVNPYEPIKKLKEKIRRSRGYSGLQRLSFQEPGGPRQLLRSHCSFAYYGIFSHIHICLLDTISPEIQVFVKNPDGRSHAYAIHPLEFVLSLKQQIEDRQGLQTQEQQLEFQGHVLQDWFDFKSYDIQDSVTLNLSKKREGKAPLAPS; this is encoded by the exons ATGGCACTGGCCCAGGAGCTGTACAGCTTCCCAGCCTCCAAGTTGGACTCCTTTGTGGCTCAGCGGCTGCAGCCAACCAGAGAATGGAAAGACGAGGTGCTGGAGACTGTGAGGACTGTGGAAGAGTTCCTGAGACGGGAGAACTTCCGTGGAGAGCGTGGGCTGGCCCGGGATGTGCAGGTCTTGAAAGTGGTCAAG GTGGGCTCCTTCGGGAACGGCACAGTGCTTAGGAGTACCACGGATGTGGAGCTGGTGGTGTTCCTGAGCTGCTTCCACAGCTTCCAGGAAGAGGCTAAGCACCACCAGGCCGCACTGAGTCTGATCCAGAAAAGGATGTTCTATTGCCAAGACCTGCTGGACCTTGGGCTCTGTAACCTGGGAGTGACCGAAGGAGTCCCCAGAGGTCTCATCTTCACTGTCCGGACAAGGGAGACCTGGGAGCCCATTTCTGTCACCATTGTGCCTGCCTACAGAGCCCTGG GGCCTTCGTGTCCCAACTCTCCGCTACCCCCTGAGGTCTATGTGAATCTGATCAAGGCTAATGGGTAccctggaagtttctctccatcCTTCAGCGAGCTGCAGAGAAACTTCGTGAAGCATCGGCCAACTAAACTGAAGAGCTTCCTGCGGTTGGTCAAGCACTGGTACCAGCAG TATGTAAGAGACAAGTGCCCCCGGGCCAACCTGCCCCCTCTCTATGCCCTGGAACTACTGACTGTCTATGCCTGGGAAGCAGGCACCCAGGAGGATGCTAACTTCAGACTGGATGAAGGGCTTGCCACTGTGATGGAGTTGCTGCAGGATTATGAGCTCATCTGCATCTACTGGACCAAGTACTACAACCTGCAGAACCCAGTCATCGCGGACTTCGTCAGAAAGCAGCTCAAGAGAAAAAG ACCCATCATCCTGGACCCAGCAGACCCCACCCACAACGTGGCAGAAGGGTACAGATGGGACATAGTTTCTCAGCGGGCCAACCAGTGTCTGAAACAGGACTGTTGCTATGACAACAGGGACTCCCCGATCCCCAGCTGGAATGTGAAG AGAGCACCAGATATCCAGGTGACCGTGGAGCAGTGGGGTCACTCCGATTTAATCTTCTGGGTGAACCCTTATGAACCCATAAAGAAGCTTAAAGAGAAAATCCGACGGAGCCGGGGCTACTCGGGCCTGCAGCGCCTGTCGTTTCAGGAGCCCGGTGGCCCCCGGCAGCTCCTCAGAAGCCACTGCTCATTCGCCTACTACGGAATCTTCTCCCACATCCACATCTGCCTTCTGGACACCATCTCCCCCGAGATCCAGGTCTTTGTGAAAAACCCAGATGGTAGGAGCCACGCCTACGCCATACACCCCCTCGAATTTGTCCTGAGCCTGAAACAGCAGATTGAAGATCGGCAGGGCCTTCAAACTCAGGAGCAGCAGCTGGAGTTCCAGGGCCATGTCTTGCAAGACTGGTTTGACTTTAAATCCTATGACATCCAAGACAGTGTCACCCTCAACCTGTccaagaagagggaggggaaagctCCATTGGCACCCAGCTAG
- the Oasl gene encoding 2'-5'-oligoadenylate synthase-like protein isoform X2 has translation MERRGAGDCEDCGRVPETGELPWRAWAGPGCAGLESGQGPSCPNSPLPPEVYVNLIKANGYPGSFSPSFSELQRNFVKHRPTKLKSFLRLVKHWYQQYVRDKCPRANLPPLYALELLTVYAWEAGTQEDANFRLDEGLATVMELLQDYELICIYWTKYYNLQNPVIADFVRKQLKRKRPIILDPADPTHNVAEGYRWDIVSQRANQCLKQDCCYDNRDSPIPSWNVKRAPDIQVTVEQWGHSDLIFWVNPYEPIKKLKEKIRRSRGYSGLQRLSFQEPGGPRQLLRSHCSFAYYGIFSHIHICLLDTISPEIQVFVKNPDGRSHAYAIHPLEFVLSLKQQIEDRQGLQTQEQQLEFQGHVLQDWFDFKSYDIQDSVTLNLSKKREGKAPLAPS, from the exons ATGGAAAGACGAGGTGCTGGAGACTGTGAGGACTGTGGAAGAGTTCCTGAGACGGGAGAACTTCCGTGGAGAGCGTGGGCTGGCCCGGGATGTGCAGGTCTTGAAAGTGGTCAAG GGCCTTCGTGTCCCAACTCTCCGCTACCCCCTGAGGTCTATGTGAATCTGATCAAGGCTAATGGGTAccctggaagtttctctccatcCTTCAGCGAGCTGCAGAGAAACTTCGTGAAGCATCGGCCAACTAAACTGAAGAGCTTCCTGCGGTTGGTCAAGCACTGGTACCAGCAG TATGTAAGAGACAAGTGCCCCCGGGCCAACCTGCCCCCTCTCTATGCCCTGGAACTACTGACTGTCTATGCCTGGGAAGCAGGCACCCAGGAGGATGCTAACTTCAGACTGGATGAAGGGCTTGCCACTGTGATGGAGTTGCTGCAGGATTATGAGCTCATCTGCATCTACTGGACCAAGTACTACAACCTGCAGAACCCAGTCATCGCGGACTTCGTCAGAAAGCAGCTCAAGAGAAAAAG ACCCATCATCCTGGACCCAGCAGACCCCACCCACAACGTGGCAGAAGGGTACAGATGGGACATAGTTTCTCAGCGGGCCAACCAGTGTCTGAAACAGGACTGTTGCTATGACAACAGGGACTCCCCGATCCCCAGCTGGAATGTGAAG AGAGCACCAGATATCCAGGTGACCGTGGAGCAGTGGGGTCACTCCGATTTAATCTTCTGGGTGAACCCTTATGAACCCATAAAGAAGCTTAAAGAGAAAATCCGACGGAGCCGGGGCTACTCGGGCCTGCAGCGCCTGTCGTTTCAGGAGCCCGGTGGCCCCCGGCAGCTCCTCAGAAGCCACTGCTCATTCGCCTACTACGGAATCTTCTCCCACATCCACATCTGCCTTCTGGACACCATCTCCCCCGAGATCCAGGTCTTTGTGAAAAACCCAGATGGTAGGAGCCACGCCTACGCCATACACCCCCTCGAATTTGTCCTGAGCCTGAAACAGCAGATTGAAGATCGGCAGGGCCTTCAAACTCAGGAGCAGCAGCTGGAGTTCCAGGGCCATGTCTTGCAAGACTGGTTTGACTTTAAATCCTATGACATCCAAGACAGTGTCACCCTCAACCTGTccaagaagagggaggggaaagctCCATTGGCACCCAGCTAG
- the Oasl gene encoding 2'-5'-oligoadenylate synthase-like protein isoform X3, with protein sequence MALAQELYSFPASKLDSFVAQRLQPTREWKDEVLETVRTVEEFLRRENFRGERGLARDVQVLKVVKVGSFGNGTVLRSTTDVELVVFLSCFHSFQEEAKHHQAALSLIQKRMFYCQDLLDLGLCNLGVTEGVPRGLIFTVRTRETWEPISVTIVPAYRALGPSCPNSPLPPEVYVNLIKANGYPGSFSPSFSELQRNFVKHRPTKLKSFLRLVKHWYQQTHHPGPSRPHPQRGRRVQMGHSFSAGQPVSETGLLL encoded by the exons ATGGCACTGGCCCAGGAGCTGTACAGCTTCCCAGCCTCCAAGTTGGACTCCTTTGTGGCTCAGCGGCTGCAGCCAACCAGAGAATGGAAAGACGAGGTGCTGGAGACTGTGAGGACTGTGGAAGAGTTCCTGAGACGGGAGAACTTCCGTGGAGAGCGTGGGCTGGCCCGGGATGTGCAGGTCTTGAAAGTGGTCAAG GTGGGCTCCTTCGGGAACGGCACAGTGCTTAGGAGTACCACGGATGTGGAGCTGGTGGTGTTCCTGAGCTGCTTCCACAGCTTCCAGGAAGAGGCTAAGCACCACCAGGCCGCACTGAGTCTGATCCAGAAAAGGATGTTCTATTGCCAAGACCTGCTGGACCTTGGGCTCTGTAACCTGGGAGTGACCGAAGGAGTCCCCAGAGGTCTCATCTTCACTGTCCGGACAAGGGAGACCTGGGAGCCCATTTCTGTCACCATTGTGCCTGCCTACAGAGCCCTGG GGCCTTCGTGTCCCAACTCTCCGCTACCCCCTGAGGTCTATGTGAATCTGATCAAGGCTAATGGGTAccctggaagtttctctccatcCTTCAGCGAGCTGCAGAGAAACTTCGTGAAGCATCGGCCAACTAAACTGAAGAGCTTCCTGCGGTTGGTCAAGCACTGGTACCAGCAG ACCCATCATCCTGGACCCAGCAGACCCCACCCACAACGTGGCAGAAGGGTACAGATGGGACATAGTTTCTCAGCGGGCCAACCAGTGTCTGAAACAGGACTGTTGCTATGA
- the LOC142855928 gene encoding 2'-5'-oligoadenylate synthase-like protein 2 — translation MDPIPDLYETPGDRLDYFLEHCLQPERDWKEEGQDAWDRIEGFLRDQCFRGASLLGQEIKVLKVVKGGSSGKGTTLNHRSDQDMVLFLSCFSSFKHQARNRESIINFIESKLLHCRKSLAYNITVVKHREGNRIPRSLTLKVQSRKSDDIIPMDVLPAYDVLGPLSRDLKPDPEIYEELIKSRGYPGEFSPSFTELQRHFVKSRPVKLKNLLRLVKFWYMQYLRRKNKGVTLPPKYSLELLTIYAWETGTDSSESFNLDEGFVAVMKLLRDYQNICVYWTKYYDFQNEVVRDFLKEQLRGDRPIILDPADPTNNLGSRNGWDLVAKEASYCLRQACCQTEDPRGSWDVSPARDIQVTVKQTGKETLRLWVDPYSPIREMKAEIKRTNGTSGELRISFQEPQGERQLLSSRKTLSDYRIFSKVTVRVLETFSPEIQVFVKDSSGQSKPYAIHPDDTIYDLKMIIKDAGGPHIEDQVLMLKDEELEDDCSLSELQIKDCDTIQLSKVV, via the exons ATGGATCCAATCCCCGACCTGTACGAGACTCCTGGGGACAGGCTGGACTACTTCCTAGAACACTGCCTGCAGCCCGAGAGGGACTGGAAAGAGGAGGGGCAGGATGCCTGGGATAGAATTGAGGGGTTCCTTCGGGACCAATGCTTCCGTGGTGCGTCTCTTCTCGGCCAAGAAATCAAGGTGCTTAAGGTGGTAAAG GGAGGCTCCTCGGGAAAGGGGACAACGCTGAACCACAGATCTGACCAGGACATGGTTCTATTCCTGAGCTGCTTCTCCAGTTTCAAACATCAGGCGAGAAACCGAGAATCCATCATCAACTTCATTGAGAGCAAGCTGCTTCACTGCAGGAAAAGCCTGGCCTACAACATCACTGTGGTTaaacacagagagggaaatcgGATCCCTCGCTCCCTGACCTTAAAGGTCCAGTCCAGGAAGAGTGACGACATCATTCCGATGGATGTTCTCCCAGCTTATGATGTTTTGG GACCCCTTTCCCGAGACTTGAAACCAGACCCAGAAATCTATGAAGAGCTAATAAAGAGTAGGGGCTACCCTGGCGAGTTCTcacccagcttcacagagttgCAGCGACATTTTGTGAAAAGCCGCCCGGTTAAACTGAAGAACCTCCTCCGGCTGGTGAAGTTCTGGTACATGCAG TACCTGAGACGTAAAAATAAAGGAGTAACATTGCCCCCAAAATATTCCCTGGAGCTACTGACCATCTATGCCTGGGAAACGGGTACAGACAGCAGCGAAAGCTTCAATTTGGATGAAGGGTTTGTAGCTGTGATGAAGCTCCTCAGAGACTACCAGAACATCTGCGTATACTGGACTAAGTACTACGATTTCCAAAACGAGGTCGTCAGagactttctcaaagaacagcTGAGGGGAGACCG GCCCATCATCCTAGACCCAGCTGACCCCACTAACAACTTAGGAAGTAGAAATGGATGGGACCTGGTGGCCAAAGAAGCTTCCTACTGCCTGAGGCAGGCCTGTTGCCAGACCGAAGACCCCAGAGGGAGCTGGGATGTATCG CCAGCACGGGACATTCAGGTGACAgtgaaacaaacaggaaaagagaCATTGAGACTCTGGGTAGACCCCTATAGCCCCATCAGGGAGATGAAGGCAGAGATCAAGAGGACAAATGGCACCAGCGGAGAGCTACGCATCTCCTTCCAGGAGCCACAAGGGGAGAGGCAACTGCTCAGCAGCCGGAAGACCCTGTCGGATTACAGAATATTCTCTAAGGTGACCGTCCGGGTgctggagacattttctcctgAGATCCAGGTCTTTGTGAAGGATTCCAGTGGCCAGAGCAAGCCTTATGCCATCCACCCTGATGATACCATCTACGACCTGAAGATGATAATTAAAGATGCTGGAGGGCCTCATATAGAGGATCAGGTACTGATGTTGAAGGATGAGGAACTGGAAGATGATTGCAGCCTTTCAGAGCTACAGATCAAAGACTGTGACACCATCCAGCTCAGTAAGGTGGTCTAG